The following coding sequences lie in one Spinacia oleracea cultivar Varoflay chromosome 1, BTI_SOV_V1, whole genome shotgun sequence genomic window:
- the LOC130463407 gene encoding zinc finger BED domain-containing protein RICESLEEPER 2-like, which yields MKGSQGTTTPTNHIKVCPRFSQLEITSPVAFDQQILLRLFAKDIIYHVYLLTIVEHIRVWLSYLNPLVRHITRNTILKHCIREYDMYKNNLHKVLQNLPGKVSFTYDLWTACLAVEKFVLNLIEQWNLEGKALCMTVDNARKVCKRLMNVLCQFERSVSDANIVFKEKLCLDVVTRWNATFLMFHKALEATYALILYAQNYFLIDYHLSPSEWLIIKDVYHFLKMFYDITIMFSGSEYPTANLYFENIFCVEYNLKEAHKNPILAFMAEEMLVKFEEYWDEYSLFLSIVVVLDHPHKLQRVRKAFYRMYVERASGERTKKVNDALYDIYKHYHSQLSASSFNSRNSETLRLTILMKIQRGQGDDEGEARAPFADLEKYLNTSRSRKVEGENFDVLAFSILESMGGRIATKYRGALFPKHIEVMVTSQNWSRGYGGDIDEDVLVVRKEMEVENI from the exons ATGAAAGGTTCACAAGGTACCACCACCCCTACTAATCATATTAAAGTTTGTCCTCGTTTTTCTCAGTTGGAGATTACTTCTCCCGTTGCCTTTGACCAACAAATACTTTTGAGATTGTTTGCTAAAGatataatttatcatgtatatcttTTGACAATTGTGGAACATATAAGGGTATGGCTTTCTTATCTCAATCCACTTGTTCGACATATCACCAGAAATACTATTCTTAAACATTGCATTAGAGAGTATGATATGTACAAGAATAATTTGCATAAGGTTTTGCAAAATCTTCCCGGTAAAGTTAGCTTTACATATGATTTGTGGACTGCAT GCCTTGCTGTTGAAAAGTTTGTATTAAATCTCATAGAACAATGGAATCTTGAAGGTAAGGCTTTGTGTATGACTGTTGATAATGCACGAA AGGTTTGCAAGAGGTTGATGAATGT GCTTTGTCAGTTTGAGCGATCCGTTTCTGATGCTAATATTGTTTTTAAGGAAAAGTTATGTCTTGATGTTGTAACTCGATGGAATGCAACTTTTCTAATGTTTCATAAAGCTTTAGAAGCTACATATGCGTTGATTTTATATGCTcaaaattattttctgattgaTTATCACCTTTCTCCTAGTGAATGGCTAATTATTAAGGATGTGTATCATTTTCTCAAAATGTTTTATGATATCACTATTATGTTTTCTGGTTCTGAATATCCTACTGCAAacttatattttgaaaatattttttgtGTTGAGTACAATCTGAAAGAAGCCCATAAAAACCCTATACTTGCATTCATGGCTGAGGAAATGCTTGTAAAGTTTGAAGAGTATTGGGATGAATATTCCTTGTTtctttcaattgttgttgtacTTGACCATCCACATAAACTTCAACGTGTAAGAAAAGCATTTTATCGCATGTATGTTGAAAGAGCGAGTGGGGAAAGGACGAAGAAGGTAAATGATGCTCTTTATGATATTTACAAACATTATCATTCTCAATTGTCTGCTTCCAGTTTTAATTCTCGGAACAGTGAAACTCTTAGACTTACAATCCTTATGAAGATTCAGAGGGGTCAAGG TGACGACGAGGGTGAGGCAAGAGCTCCATTTGCTGATCTTGAAAAATACTTGAACACATCCCGTAGTCGAAAGGTTGAAGGGGAAAATTTTGATGTTCTAGCATTTAGCATTTTGGAAAG TATGGGAGGTCGTATTGCTACCAAGTATAGGGGGGCTTTGTTTCCCAAACATATTGAGGTTATGGTTACTTCACAGAATTGGAGTCGTGGTTATGGGGGTGACATTGATGAAGATGTTCTTGTTGTTCGTAAAGAAATGGAAGTTGAAAA CATTTAA
- the LOC130463405 gene encoding alpha/beta hydrolase domain-containing protein WAV2-like, whose translation MRLEWAHVFSMLLENTFTTILDMAGVLLPFLKWFISRSTGNGFKILNCVKQSTLFISGLQYEMVPPIHMKMLYAKAVAHNRHCYFVEFPTSMHMDTWLTGGDCYWRTVNEFMEQHVSGNIHDDSNSSSNVEMVFGLAYMFDSATPRPPETRKLEGFNCIQM comes from the exons ATGAGATTAGAGTGGGCACAT GTTTTTTCCATGCTTTTGGAGAATACATTCACAACCATTTTGGATATGGCTGGAGTTTTACTGCCTTTCTTGAAGTGGTTTATTAGCAGAAGCACCGGGAATGGTTTTAAGATTCTGAATTGT GTCAAACAATCTACTCTTTTCATCTCTGGATTGCAATATGAGATGGTTCCTCCAATCCATATGAAAATGTTGTACGCCAAAGCAGTTGCGCATAATAGACATTGCTATTTTGTGGAATTCCCTACTAGCATGCATATGGATACATGGCTTACTGGTGGAGATTGCTATTGGAGAACAGTTAATGAATTTATGGAACAACATGTATCTGGAAATATACACGACGATTCTAACTCCAGTAGCAATG TAGAAATGGTCTTTGGCCTAGCATACATGTTTGATTCTGCCACTCCTCGCCCTCCTGAGACGCGGAAGTTAGAAGGGTTCAATTGTATACAAATGTAA